Proteins encoded in a region of the Pseudomonas syringae KCTC 12500 genome:
- a CDS encoding MerR family transcriptional regulator — MSSHTYSISELARELDITTRAIRFYEEQGMLSPERKGLERIYTARDKVTLKLILRGKRIGFSLAECKELISLYDPTGGNQKQLQTMLGKIAERRDQLEQQLLDIRQMQLELDTAEERCRAALDKTAAAPL, encoded by the coding sequence ATGAGCAGTCACACCTACAGCATTTCCGAACTCGCCCGCGAGCTGGACATCACCACCCGCGCCATACGCTTTTACGAAGAGCAAGGCATGCTCAGCCCTGAACGCAAGGGCCTGGAACGTATCTATACGGCGCGTGACAAGGTCACCCTGAAACTGATCCTGCGAGGCAAACGCATCGGTTTTTCCCTGGCCGAGTGCAAGGAACTGATCTCGTTGTATGACCCTACCGGCGGCAATCAGAAGCAGTTGCAGACCATGCTGGGCAAGATCGCCGAACGCCGTGATCAATTGGAACAGCAGTTGCTGGACATACGCCAGATGCAGCTGGAGCTGGACACCGCCGAAGAGCGCTGCCGAGCCGCACTCGATAAGACCGCTGCTGCCCCACTCTGA
- a CDS encoding hydroxymethylglutaryl-CoA lyase, translating into MSLPQKVNLVEVGPRDGLQNEAQPISVDAKVRLVDDLTAAGLSHIEVGSFVSAKWVPQMAGSAQVFERIQRREGVIYSALAPNLRGFEDALAAGVREVAVFAAATEGFSHRNLNCSIGESLERFAPVIEAARMHGVRVRGYVSCVLGCPYEGSVSPEQVATVANQLHAMGCYEISLGDTIGTGTPGATRALINAVAAQIPRGKLAGHFHDTYGQALVNIYASLEEGIQVFDSSVAGLGGCPYAKGASGNVATEDVLYMLQGLGIETGVDLDQVIAAGQRICDVLQRSNGSRVAKARLSA; encoded by the coding sequence ATGTCCCTCCCGCAAAAGGTGAATCTCGTCGAAGTCGGCCCGCGTGACGGCCTGCAGAATGAAGCACAACCCATCAGTGTCGACGCCAAGGTGCGCCTGGTGGATGACCTGACGGCAGCCGGGCTGAGCCACATCGAAGTCGGCAGCTTTGTCTCGGCCAAATGGGTGCCGCAGATGGCGGGCTCCGCGCAGGTGTTCGAACGGATCCAGCGCCGTGAAGGCGTTATCTATTCGGCTCTGGCGCCGAATCTGCGCGGCTTCGAAGACGCATTGGCTGCCGGGGTCAGAGAAGTCGCGGTGTTCGCAGCGGCGACCGAAGGGTTCTCGCACCGCAACCTCAACTGCTCGATCGGCGAAAGCCTGGAACGCTTCGCGCCTGTCATTGAAGCAGCACGAATGCATGGCGTGAGGGTTCGAGGGTATGTGTCGTGCGTGTTGGGCTGCCCTTACGAGGGCAGCGTTTCGCCCGAACAGGTCGCCACGGTCGCCAACCAACTGCACGCGATGGGCTGCTATGAAATTTCCTTGGGTGACACCATCGGAACCGGTACGCCGGGCGCCACACGGGCATTGATCAACGCCGTGGCTGCGCAGATACCGCGCGGCAAGCTGGCCGGCCACTTCCACGACACCTATGGCCAGGCGCTGGTAAACATCTATGCAAGCCTGGAGGAAGGCATCCAGGTGTTCGACAGCTCCGTGGCCGGCCTCGGTGGCTGCCCTTACGCCAAGGGGGCCAGCGGCAATGTTGCCACTGAAGACGTGCTGTACATGTTGCAGGGGCTGGGTATCGAAACCGGGGTCGATCTGGACCAGGTCATCGCGGCGGGCCAGCGCATCTGCGACGTGCTGCAACGCAGCAATGGCTCTCGCGTGGCCAAGGCCAGACTGTCTGCGTAG